The Nicotiana sylvestris chromosome 6, ASM39365v2, whole genome shotgun sequence genomic sequence atatgTGCAAATTCAagcgtagctggtcccgctcccgagtgttgattcATTCCAGATTCAGGCGgatctcgaggagtctttaggtagttgttggcgttcgcagcccggagctcttccctatctttttTCCTTTATAtccttagttcagtatttaaaactctgtagttacgtttgaggatttagtgttgttagatgctcgtgacttgtgacaccccggttagggttgtgttggactgttcttccgcgtatttatgacaTTATttgctactttggattattttatcatattttagaCTGTTTTCCTGTTGTTTAATTGGTTAACATTGAATTGGGGATAGTtgactgaccttgtcttcacgagaggcaccatcacgaccgggtctgggtttagagTCGTGACAtagcaccttgttgtgctcattccatacggggaggaagactaagaaagatattgtcatgtttttttaatgctataataaaattataacacattgctttgaatatctctttacaatatttttatctttaaatttgaatttaaaaatTTAGGTCACAATTCTATAATATAATTTATAAGGAAGTGCCTTAGATATTTTTATTTCCATCTTTTTTTCTCTAActtctataaaaaaaaaattaaaaaaagtatCTGTTGGGCCCATGGCCCCGGGACCAGACCACTTAGCCTGGGACTATTACTTCGTGGGCCCAGCCCCGGGCCGGTTCCTACAAAAAAATCACCAAGACCGGGACCGCTAGGCCAGTTTAAATTGGGACCGGCCCGAGACCGTGAGGACCAACCCACTTAGACCCGGGACCGGCCCACATGCCACCCTTAACTTCAGCACTTGTacccaaacacgtaactgcttatttattaaataagtttcagcacttaaaaatACTTTCCAGCACTTAATGTTTATCAACTACTTTAAatcagctaatccaaacgggctcctAGTGTAcccacacatccacctcaacatcctcatttctgctactttcatcttttggatatgtcagttcatcttttcaaaattttcacttcaaattactcacaaaaattaaaaaacaacTCCAAGTTATATTTGTGCCCAAACACAACTCTATTTTCAAATACCATATTCACAttaatttttttcactttttataAAATTTcgcaattcttatgtccaaacgcacACTAAACTTCCTATGAAACTACAGGAACAAATTATGCCAATAATTCTGCATATTTGTTTGCCTCTTTCAAAATACTTGCACCGTAtaaaactgcacaggtttattaaTTATAATAAAAAAGAAATACAGATATTACATTACATCCTATTGTACTAGTAATACAAATTGTACAATACAGCTGGAATTCTTTAATGATAAACCACTGACCACAACAAGAGTAGCAAAAGCCAAAAATAAGTAAAACAATATAACTTCAAGGCAGCaagggagggatgaaaaaataAGATTAAtaaatgatttaaaaaataataaagagaATAATACACATTTTAGGTGCAGCAGGCAAAATGCACGCAACAAGCATCAGTCTCATACGGAGGTTCCTTCTCATCGATAATTCTTTAGCTCCTTCCCGCATCTAACTACAGTTGGCAGCATCACATATAAAGAGGATCCGATGCTCGATGATGAATGTCATAACCCTTGGAAATATCTCGATCATAAAATTTTCCACAGCAAGCAGCTAATAACATATCTCCACTCAATGCTACCAGAGGAAGCAACAACACAATGCACATACGAGATGAATTTTCTTTAACCAAATGGGTTTCCTCCAGAAGAAGAGAAGGTGTTCTGGGAAGCGGGTGCAGAATATAATCCACCTGGCTGCTGATTCGAGTTTAGAGCTCCAAAAGCGTCGAAGCCAAAGCTTGCTACTCCTGGTGATCTGCATTTTGAAACGCAGTCATTGAAATTTACCTCTCAAATGTATAGATTCTACAAACTATGAAAGTAATTCATCTTGAGACGGATGAGTTGCAAGATTAAgcaattacaaaaggcaaccttgGCTCAAAAGGCTACAAAATGATTTCCATATATACAGCTGAATGAAAACATGCTATACACAATAAAAAGCTAAAGAGTTTCAGTCAAAACTTCAATAATCAATCTCATGTCAGTCTAGCACTTCATTTGCTACTAATGTTCAACGATACAAGACCAAAAATGGAGCAGCAATCACAAAAGTACCTTTGTGGCATGCTACCAGCTACTTGATGCCCCATGTATGAGCCTAAAAATTAAGACATAATCAGCATCCAAATAATTGACCAGAGATCTAATACAGGGGACAAAGAATACTACCTGGTGGAACTGCTGATGCATAAGATGGTGACTGCTGAGGCATTGCCGGAGGATAAGAAGTTGGGGCACCGAGGCTGGATGTATGCAGCAATCCAGTTGGAGGGACCATGTTCGGTAATGCACCTTGTAATGATGCCATTGACGGAAACTGAACAATGAAAATCTCAATCAGATCAAGAGTGGAAAAAGTCAATTAACAAATATTCACACTAAATGAATGCTTTTTTCTCAGCCGAGCACAGGTTTTGGGGCTGTTTCAGCAAGTAGTACTCCCCAACTAATCAAATTAAACATGAATAAATAAGcagaaaaaagtaattttgagaTTTACACCTAAAAGATAAGCTCAAATGCATGTGATAAATAATACTCCcgccggtccacaataagtgaccaatttgcttttttatttggGTCCAAagtaagtgtccatttatataatcaagacaaaattcaatttatttttacaaaattacccttatgaaCATATCCCtaaaaaagttttcttactcctcacactaaatatttaattaagggtagtttagtcatactaggtatttttgtatagaatttagtattttgcCAAAAGTAAATTGGTcccttattgtggaccggagggagtaattaACTAATATCACTCTAAGTTATCAATATCCCACTCTAAATCTGATTTTAATGCACAAATCCTTTTTCTTGCGAGTCAACAGAAGTCAACTTATCACAATAGTCACATAGGGCATAAAATCAAACACATCTGAATGCCTTGTGCATCGTAAATGATGATGAACAAATAAAACAGTCTAAAGTAATAGTATTATTTTCATACCGTTGAGGCTTGTGAAGATGGCTCGTTTATGACATCAAAAGGATTTGCTGATTTTGATGGCTGTGGCAAAGCATTTGTAGCCTGAAAAAAACTAGTGTATGAGCAAGATGCCACATAGTTAAGCATGCTGTGACCACAAACTAACAGTCAGGCATAAAATCTTcggaaaagggccaaatataACCTTATAATATCAGAAATAGTTAAAAATTACCCTCCATTTGAGTATCCATTCACAGCTAGCCCTACCGTTATACTTTGGCCACTACTATACCCCTAATTTAAATGGAGAGACAAGTGGCATCACAATAAGTGAAGACCCATCCCCAATTTTAAtacccaatttcaattaaaaacGACCCTAATTTTTTTTTACCTGACCCGGCCCAAGAATTTGTACCAGATCTTTATTAAAAGGTTAACAGAGTAGGAAAGATGACTATTGGAGTTCCATAAGGTGACGAAACACTTCTGaagatttccttttcttttttcaaattaaaaagcTTTTTAAACAAGTTTTCTACAACTattcaaaaagaaagaaataagtcTGGTCAGCTGCTACTGGAATACCCGCCGGTTTGCAGCCCAACATTTGAACGCACTGGAACAACCACCGGAAAGCTTTCGAGATGCGGCGGAAGAAGGAATTAGAAGAAAGCGGCCGTTGAAAACCTGATGCTTTGTCTTTTACTCTTAGACCTACAAATtgtaattttataaataaaaaaaagacatACTACTTTGATTCACATTACCAATCATGGAGTAGTGTTCTTGGAATTGGGGAAATTGGCGTGGGCGGAAGCATTGGCAGGATGGAGGAAGtattggtggtggtggtggtggtggcagTGAAGTATGTATTTCTGGAATGAGGAATTGGGCCACACGGAGTTTGGACGTCTTTTTTCTGATTTTAATGATGGTGAAATAAGTGTTTATACTTATGTGGGGGATTCGGTTGGATAATAGGTTAAAATTTAGGGGTAGGTTTTTTAATTGGAATTGGGTATTAAAATTGGGGATTGTTTTTGTTATTGTGATGCCATTAGTCCCGCTGTTTAAATTAAGGGTATATTAGTGCCAAAGTATAAAGGTAGGGCTACCTTGGACGGATACTCAAACGAAGGATAATTTTAACCTATTTCTGAAAGTACGAGGGTATATCCGACCCTTTTCCATAAAACTTTTGGGTTAGCACACATACCATAGACATGTTGTATTGCATTGCGAATCCATAGCCATGCTGTGGACCAGTATGCCAGCCCGGAAAAGCACCAGGAATTGAAGAATAATTTACAGCAAACAAATCCTGCACAGAAATGTACATACCTTTAAACTACAGAAAATTTTAAAATGCATCATTCTGCTGGAGAAAAAATATGAAGAACCATTACAAATTTTTTAGCCTAGACAAATGTTCATAATTTAGGCTAGAAAAATCTTCAAAATATATCAGGTGTACTAGAGTCAAAACATGAAAAAACCAATAGAAAAGAACTTACCTCAGGCAGTTGTTTCCTTCCACTAGATTTGATTTCAACAGGAGCAGCTTGAGATGCAACTGCAGAAGTGGCTCCCAGAAGGGCAGGGTTTACACCTTGAGACACTTGTGCAGTTCCCGTACTAGGAAACCCAGGTGTAGTTGCGGTAACCGAAGGATTCCACTGCTGAAAGATGATGATAATTAACAATAATCAGTAATGATACAACTAGTTGACCTCAAGGACAAGGGAAGCGCTAGGAAGCTACCTGATTTCCAGAAGGTCCACCAGCAGCTGGAGTAGAAAGCTGCGATATGGGCTGTGGGCCAGTCACAGGAAACAAGGAACTCTGCTGAGGTAGCATATTAGACCATTGTCCTCCGGGATTATTTGCGAAGCCATTACCACCACTAACCGGCGGTAGTGATGTCGGTCCAGTGGGTGCAGCTGAAGCACCACCAAATGGAAATGCTACTGAGTTTTCCACAGTTGCAGCTCCAGGAACAAAACTACTGAAGGGAGTGACTGGAGGTGCACTACCACCTGGAGGTGCTGCAGAGTGACCAGTTACAGTTGCTGGAGCAGCCAACTCTGAGAATATAGATTCCAGTAGATTGGTGTTTGAAGGAACTGGAGATGCTTTCACCTCTGCTAATGAATCAAAATTCGCCCAGTTGTCAGCAGCAGATTTTGTCGGTTGTGCAACTGTAGCAGATTGTTGTATTTGTGGGGCCAGTGCAGAAGCTGCAGGTTCAGGAACATCATCAAAATCGATTAATGAGGTTTCTGTCTTAAGTTCAACAGGGTTCCCGTTGGAGGACGTCAAGCTACTGGAAGATGCAGTCCTCTGCACAatatatttaaaataagtttagcaTCTTACTTAATTGGTAAGCATTGGGAAACGCGTAAAAGAAAGAGTATACTGGTGAAATTAATATGGTATATTTCACATATTTTGGATAAGGTGAACAATGGGAGTAGACGTAGAGAGGCATTTCAGGTAAAGCCCATGCAATTTGGAAATGCTAAGACTTATGAGAAATCTAGATGTACACTCTACTCTTCCTATTTGCTAAAGTTTTGAGAACAATCAAGAAAGAGTCTTTTATCAAATATCAAAGCCATCATTCTCCCAATATTTACTAAACTGCTAGAGGACAAATTGTCACCAAAAGATGTGTGACTAGATTCCACAACAAAGCATTGTACCatcattcaaaaaaaaaatcagataccAAAGGATATCTTATGGGAAAGAATATCATAATGGACGTGTTACTAGCTAATAAAACAAAGTTTAATAGCATCATCCAAAATAATCAAATACCACATGATGCCGTATAGCATATAATCCACACCTGGGTTAGCACGGAGCCACCAGCAGCAGACCTACCACCATTGGTTTTTGGAGGTTCAATAACTCGAAGGGGAGATACACTGTCTCCAAGAATCTCTCTAACAGGTCGAACAATTGGGGGACTGGATGAGTCAAGGTCGCTTTGACGATCAGGTGACATGCTTTCAAACTTGGATCCTCCATCCGAAATTCTACCATCATCAGATCTCCTTCCATTCCCGAATCTATCCTCTCGTCGCCAGTCATTGATTACTTCAGCACGTGCAGGACTTCTTTGATCATATCCAGGACTTCTCCCACCACTACTCCCACCAGGACTAGGCCTGTTGCTGTATCGTCGCTCATATACTTCCTCATTTGGTGGGCTTCTAGACCCACTTTGGTAGGTATCTGTCTTCCTGTTTTCGCTTAAGTTCTCAGCTTCAGCCTGCAGATATTAAATATTTTATATGATGGAATGTGTTCAACCAGCAGATCTCGCAAGTTTAGAAGACAGAGATCTACTAAGTGACGACATCACAGAAATTCTTCTCCTGTAAGGAGCACAATGAGCtattataaaattcaaaattgagGATGAGCAGGATAGGATAGGCACCATTTTCCCCCTTGGTGGCTTCTCAAAGCTCCTTTCACCAGTGTATCTTCTATCCACATAGACATGCTTAATAAAATCACGAAGCCTCTCTACATTACTGAACACAACGACAATCAGAACTGTATTTTGGGTTAATAAGtatcatatacatatatttattaaGATCACAAACCTGCCGTCTGGAAGAGAATTACGCTGCGTGTCCCAATCCTTCAAATATATTACCTTTGCACTCTGTGAAAATGCAACCCCCACCCCCAAAAAAAGGCCACAAAAGCAGAAAAAAACAAATGAGTTGGCAACCAGCGAGGAAAGAAATATGAACATGACATCAGAAGTAGGTGTGGCTCTTATAGCAAAAGGAGCATGCATACCGCATTTCCTCCTCCTTGGAGGGCACTAACTTCTTGTGAGGTAAATTTAGCCATGGATACTGACTTCACTCTATGAGTGAACTCCCGACTGCCAGTATTTTCAAATGTAGAACAGGAAGCAATAAATTAGAGATTAAAAGGAGTTTCTAGTGCTAGGAAACATTTTAAGCACCACAGAGGAATGATGGTTGCATCATTTTATGAAAGACAGCACTTACTGTATACCGCTGCATGTTGTGCAAACAAATGTCCAGAAATTAGTGCAAACATATTGCGGGCCCTGTCAGACAGTAAAATATGAGATATAGTACTATACATCTACCTACAAAAAATATGAGATCTATTACCATACATCTGTGTTACTTTCACTAAATAAGAAGAGTAGAAGACTGTTGATAATATTTTAAAGAACCTGCCATGCAACTAAATTTAGACAAATAAGGCTACCAACTAAAGTGAAGAAGCATCCGAGAAATAACACAGGGCCCTGTACTGTATATACAATAATAAGTCATTTAGTTTGCAGCCAGTTATACAAGAATTATAATAGAAAGATTGTAATGTTGTGAATAATAATCAATGGATTACTAGATTTACTGTATTTGTTATCGGATGATAAGTTCATCCAAATAAAATCTGGATACACGGTGCAGCACTTAAAACATTCCTTTGGTTTAAAGTGGATAATGATTTGTTTCCAATAATACATTAGATCACTTAATCTAATATTAGTTTTATTAACATACACGACAAAAAGTAATTTCGTTTAATATAAATGAAATTAAATTGAGTTACACTAATTACAATTACAACTACTACTACAACGTCTCTAGGCAgtcgatttttttttaatttcatttttttggatTCCACAAGAATTTGTCGATAATTCCGATTAAATCTTCTTGTAAGCAGATTTTCCATAGGATAAATTATAGGAATAAATGTGTGGCTCATTTAAGAATCTAAGTCGAATTGCTTTATAAAAAGAAGATACCAATGAACTTCTATGAAACGGTTTCACGGGATTCAGCCAATTCTCTTGATCATTGTATATCAATGAGAAATAGGAATCGGGATCTTTAGCATCTTGAATTCGATTCTTTATTTTGATGGTAGAAAAAAGCTTTGCTTTTGGTTTTAATTGATGTCTTTATAGTTCCAAACAAGTTGGGGTCGGCAATGTGATTCCCCATACTCCATTTAAGCTCAACCCATGTCATTATCattactaaaaaaaattaattatatcaAGGACAAAATATTTCTAAGAGGAAAACTAAAAAGAGGTATACCAAAATGTGGTATAATAAACAAATTTTGGAATCTGCTTTTGAGCATGAAACTTTTGTTATAAGAACTTTCTTTAAGTTTAATTCCAATTAAGTTTAAGCAATCATTAACTAAACAAGTAATGGTTATAGGGAATTTTTGACATTTACGTGATCTAATACATGTATTGCTAATAGGTGTTGTAATTCCACAATGAATTCAGCTTAAAATAATATTCCAATTGCAAAATAACTAATGCAAGGAATTTTTTTTGATAGGCAATGTTAATGCAATCATTATCAATATATTGCAATTAAAACTAGCACTAAATCTTCATAGTAATGTAGAATTTACTGCCAGAATTATTTCCAATAATACATCTAATCAAACGAAATGAAAGGAGAAGTGGCCGTCTTAATCTAAAATGACACCGGATATCTAGTTAAATGGGTTTCTTCTTTCTATATATGTGTGTCATACACAGACAAGTAaattcaaaccaaaatcaaaGTGAGAATTCTCTCATCGTCAGTAAGGCATATTCAATACTTTCCAAATACAAATCATGTCTAATTATCAGCCTAACGATCTATCATAACCAGTAGAAAAAACCTTGACTTCGTTACAGATAAAGGTCAATGAACTGATGAAGAGGAATATGGAGTAAAAGCATATTAAAAACTTTCCAAATGCAAATCATGTCTAATTATCAGCCCAAAGATCTATCATACATGTAGAGATTACCTACTTTAAGGACATTTGTTATTTAAACAAATTTATTCTCGACATTGCTAATCACCTAGAACCTCATTGGTGAATTCATATATTCCACATACAATAATACAAATTCCATATAACTAGATACAAGTATTACATAATACGGCCAACCAAACACTACATTAGTTTGCAAGATTATTTTTCCTATCTGTCTAACCAAGCATTTTATCATCTTATGTGGGATTTCACATTGCAATAATTTTTTTTGGCCTTCCAATGTAACGACCCCCAAGAGTCAAGAAAAGTATCTTGTCAAAAACATGCAAGGATAAGAAGAGAGTAAGGGAAAGCAGTTTCTAAAGTTAAGATAAAGCAGTGAAAGCACCATAGAGATGTATGTGTTCTGTTAAGCGGGCAATATAGGGACACAGAATATTGTGATCTTACTATATGGTTGAAGCTACTCTTCTTTAAGATAAGAAATATCTCTTCCGTCCAGATTTTTTCCCTTGGATGCATTGCATTCCTCAAACTTCATAAAATATATCCAATAATAAGTTTTGTCTCATAAATGCTTTCCTCCAAATTTATACTTGACAAGGAAATTTCTAAGGAAAACAAATCTTGAAGTATAAATAGTAAACTCTTCCTCTTAATACACTCCTTCCACATAAAGAGCATCCTCTTATTAACTGCACCTCTAGATTTCAGGAGGTTGATAACTTTCTCTTATATTAGTTATTGGAACCCACTAGATAGTTAATCGCTCCGATTACCATTTGAAGATGTCAAACACCGTCAGTGCATATAATTTAAACTCATTCCTATAATCATTGCAAACTAATTCTGGATTGAGACGTAGTTAATTGATTTATTCAACATAACAAAATTCCTATGTCATTTTTTATGTGACAATTACTATTTGactagtcaaaaaaaaaaaattctcttatTACCATGATTTTTCCAAACATTTTTTGAAATTTAACTAGGGTGACTTACAAAATTCTTTATGCAACTTCCAAAAATGTAACTTTTATTTCCAAACACTTGAAGAATCTATATTCGAATTTACAAAAAAGTTAGGTACTTTAACCCTCCCATGCACATAAAATGGGACAGAGCGAATATTAAATAGACCAGAACAGGACAGATATAGAGGATTCATATAACCGACCGTACTAATTTGAACTAAACGTGTAATTAATCAAACTTACCAAACTATTACAGTTCATACACCGTCGATTATCAGGAAGCTTAAGCAGATTCCGTATAATCCTTTCATTCTTCTCATCCTCCTTTCGATTTGCCATCTCACCAGTAATCAAAGCCCAAACTAACTGCCAAATAATCACACAAAAATTCAAACTCACTGCCAAAACTCACACAAAAAATCATCAATTCCAGTAAAAATGATCAATCGAATACATAATCATCACacaaaacttaaaaaattcaaactcactgccaaaaatcacacaaaatCTCAAACtcaagtaaaatgatcaaataaattcaaaaattcaaaGTTATACATCATCAGATCTGGTAAAATTTACAGTCATAAAAGTTAACAACTGAAACTAAATTCAAACAGATATTCGAATATACGCTTAAAAATACGCAAAATACACATAGTTTTGATGAAAATTACGAATTTGAGTTACCTGATCGGTGGAGGAATTGGAGGAAACTAACAGCTTTCGTACAGCTCAGAATGCTTTTTTGTGTGAAAAATGTAGAGAGAGAAAGTTTAAGGGACGGAGGAAATATAGGGTGATTCGCGGATACAAGGGAGAAATTGTGAGGACTAGTCTGCTGGAAAAAAACTGAACTATAGTTTGATTTTGACCGGTTGTGGACTTGGAATGTTGTATGGGGACAGGTCATACAAGGCGGCTGTGAAATGATATAAATGCCCCTCCAAGTTATGAACTAAGCTCCCGCAATGTTTGAGGTCTGAAAAAAGATCGAACTATAAGGGTTTATTGTATGCGGTCTTACTTTGTACTTTTATATGAGACTGTTTACGCGGCTCGAACTCGTAACTTCCTTGTCACATGACAACAAACTCAGAGGCGTATTCAGAATTTCAAAAGCATTAATACACTATGAGCAACAGAGACCCGAATTTTCGAGAGAGTGTTTGAGAGATATATTTTGGGTTTATAATTTTAAAGGTCAAAATGAAGACTACAAAAAGAGAAGGGAAAAAAATGTGTAACCAATataaaagggaaaaatgaaataaaaaaagtgTATTTAATTAGAAAAAGCGGCGGAGCATGGGTATTTAACCCTATTTTTTAgttaaaatataatttaaaagaagaaagagtaCGGGAGCGAACCCCTGATTAAAAGATAGAAGGTGCACCTCCTTATCGATGCACTAAAATATTTACTTGAGTTTGGGTTCACCCATGTTAATTTAAGTATTTGAGCTGAAACTTACTAGTGTTATACATGATTTGGGGGAGGAGGATGGGTTATTGTGAACCTGTCCTTTCTCATATGCATTCGCTCTTGGCAGCAACTTtatcagttacgccaaggctccaaACTACTACGAGAGAAAAAAATATCTTTTTGTTTGTGTGATATATTTGACTCATCTTTAAATTTAGaaaatatttgaatttttttaattgaTGATATTTAACATGAATTTAGGCGTATGATTATAGAAGTTTTCCAttatgaaaaataagaaaataatgacAAACAAATTAAAATGGAGAGAGTAACCTTATGGCTATTTTTCCTCTTGTATCCTGTGTGATTATTATCTTTTTAAAAACATTATTCGCTCTGTATTATTTTATATGAAAGTGTCACCATTTAGAATGCTAACAGTTATTTTTTACTGCAATTTTGTCAAACTCTTCTAAATATTTTGAATCTTTAACTATGTTGCttataatatttttatttggtcttaaaagatatacctttttttttttttttgaaaaccttGAAGATCGAATTTATATCCCAAATTACATTGAAAATTATTAAGTGATTTATCCTCGAATTTCTTTATATAAATTGGGACTAATGGAATATACCAATATTATAGCAAAGACCCTATTTCTTTGCATTGCGTAAGGCGTTAATTTATGACTATGAATGCGTAGTTATTTGGCTCTTTCAACCATGAATTTAATGTTTTCTTAAGAGTAATAACATTAATTAGGTTGAGTTTTCATAGTTAAATGTATTAAAAACCTTGATTGTAAGTAAACTTATTACCACTAAATGCAAATTAACCCGAGGAATAGTTGGTGTTAAAATACTAGTAACAAGAATAACAGCCAAGAAGTAATACGTATTAAACACAAGACTTTTCAGCTAGGAAATACTCCAACATTTCACAATGAATATTATTTTCTTATGATGTTGGTGTTGAGAGCCGAGGCTCTGCTGGAAATCGTCTCTCTATATTCATGAGGTAGGGATAAGGTTTGTATACACATTATCTTTCTCATATTTCATTTGTAGAATTATATTGGatatgttattattattgttattgttgttgttgttattgttgttgttatgacGTTAATGTTGGGACCAGTGTGCGCTTACCTCAATTAATTCTATTAAATACTTGTTATCTCCCAAAAAAAATTAGTACCGAATAACTTGATACTCAAACTTAGATAGATTGGAAGA encodes the following:
- the LOC104226009 gene encoding probable ADP-ribosylation factor GTPase-activating protein AGD14 isoform X2 — encoded protein: MANRKEDEKNERIIRNLLKLPDNRRCMNCNSLGPQYVCTNFWTFVCTTCSGIHREFTHRVKSVSMAKFTSQEVSALQGGGNASAKVIYLKDWDTQRNSLPDGSNVERLRDFIKHVYVDRRYTGERSFEKPPRGKMAEAENLSENRKTDTYQSGSRSPPNEEVYERRYSNRPSPGGSSGGRSPGYDQRSPARAEVINDWRREDRFGNGRRSDDGRISDGGSKFESMSPDRQSDLDSSSPPIVRPVREILGDSVSPLRVIEPPKTNGGRSAAGGSVLTQRTASSSSLTSSNGNPVELKTETSLIDFDDVPEPAASALAPQIQQSATVAQPTKSAADNWANFDSLAEVKASPVPSNTNLLESIFSELAAPATVTGHSAAPPGGSAPPVTPFSSFVPGAATVENSVAFPFGGASAAPTGPTSLPPVSGGNGFANNPGGQWSNMLPQQSSLFPVTGPQPISQLSTPAAGGPSGNQWNPSVTATTPGFPSTGTAQVSQGVNPALLGATSAVASQAAPVEIKSSGRKQLPEDLFAVNYSSIPGAFPGWHTGPQHGYGFAMQYNMSMATNALPQPSKSANPFDVINEPSSQASTFPSMASLQGALPNMVPPTGLLHTSSLGAPTSYPPAMPQQSPSYASAVPPGSYMGHQVAGSMPQRSPGVASFGFDAFGALNSNQQPGGLYSAPASQNTFSSSGGNPFG
- the LOC104226009 gene encoding probable ADP-ribosylation factor GTPase-activating protein AGD14 isoform X1, which codes for MANRKEDEKNERIIRNLLKLPDNRRCMNCNSLGPQYVCTNFWTFVCTTCSGIHREFTHRVKSVSMAKFTSQEVSALQGGGNASAKVIYLKDWDTQRNSLPDGSNVERLRDFIKHVYVDRRYTGERSFEKPPRGKMAEAENLSENRKTDTYQSGSRSPPNEEVYERRYSNRPSPGGSSGGRSPGYDQRSPARAEVINDWRREDRFGNGRRSDDGRISDGGSKFESMSPDRQSDLDSSSPPIVRPVREILGDSVSPLRVIEPPKTNGGRSAAGGSVLTQRTASSSSLTSSNGNPVELKTETSLIDFDDVPEPAASALAPQIQQSATVAQPTKSAADNWANFDSLAEVKASPVPSNTNLLESIFSELAAPATVTGHSAAPPGGSAPPVTPFSSFVPGAATVENSVAFPFGGASAAPTGPTSLPPVSGGNGFANNPGGQWSNMLPQQSSLFPVTGPQPISQLSTPAAGGPSGNQQWNPSVTATTPGFPSTGTAQVSQGVNPALLGATSAVASQAAPVEIKSSGRKQLPEDLFAVNYSSIPGAFPGWHTGPQHGYGFAMQYNMSMATNALPQPSKSANPFDVINEPSSQASTFPSMASLQGALPNMVPPTGLLHTSSLGAPTSYPPAMPQQSPSYASAVPPGSYMGHQVAGSMPQRSPGVASFGFDAFGALNSNQQPGGLYSAPASQNTFSSSGGNPFG